The proteins below are encoded in one region of Alosa sapidissima isolate fAloSap1 chromosome 24, fAloSap1.pri, whole genome shotgun sequence:
- the LOC121699809 gene encoding uncharacterized protein LOC121699809 — protein MTDAQLTTYLPSYGDRLAVLGYCRRKGNCPVARKSKLFERLKAKILRSGDREHLSEKVPSRNAQKSERKIEMGWLIFRKEQFFQVRAKKGGGTRKICVFKDCRKDELIEKAINLFFPDQKNSEGNVTDFHIDLTDFQEHPLDNQTTVGELYEKTKLPILRFYLTTKKKASCRDNSGRLTQEGEDMQNTASSNPPRPSTLLAEGEETNPSDVMYVRSSNVLSDTNSDRVPLDYSTIDMSDLPSVSELDAAIAVDVLEDSGTVTFFQGHLHDVDSVDVDDTLQISPQVISSPIPILDITLVPIIQSERMKKILVVHRGQILRELISHFCDESIMLDDVYIQVVLPNGRLEKAVDEGGVLRDVLTEFWQDFYEQCTLGNAFKVPFLRHDFGRQPWESIGRIIVLGWRKEKYLPIKMAPIVLEQAALGCVKSGLVDIFLRYVTESERMVLDSCRSDFESVDQEELLEIMDLHSCRRVPTADNIEQLLEELAHQKLIQEPAFVIEQWSNVMAPFRSELEGISVAYENLHPTLRKVMRSLSYPTTVNNQQKQIGKYLGTYLRESDTQHLSLFLRFCTGSDLFLGKSISVTFTQLQGLQRRPIAHTCDCYLELPIEYDNYPDFRYEFNKVLESGMWEMDIV, from the coding sequence ATGACAGATGCCCAGTTAACTACGTATCTACCATCCTATGGGGACCGGCTGGCTGTCCTTGGATATTGCAGACGGAAGGGAAATTGTCCTGTTGCCCGCAAATCTAAACTTTTTGAGCGACTGAAGGCCAAGATATTAAGAAGTGGGGATCGTGAACATTTGTCTGAGAAGGTACCAAGTCGAAATGCTCAGAAGAGTGAAAGGAAAATAGAAATGGGATGGCTGATTTTCCGTAAAGAGCAGTTTTTTCAAGTGAGGGCCAAAAAAGGAGGGGGTACAAGAAAAATATGTGTGTTCAAGGATTGTAGGAAAGATGAGTTGATTGAAAAAGCCATAAACTTGTTTTTTCCTGATCAAAAAAATTCAGAGGGAAATGTTACAGATTTTCACATTGATCTTACAGATTTTCAAGAGCACCCATTAGATAACCAGACTACAGTTGGGGAACTGTACGAAAAAACCAAGCTGCCCATTTTACGGTTTTATTTAACCACAAAGAAGAAGGCTAGTTGCCGTGATAACAGTGGCAGGCTTACACAGGAAGGGGAAGACATGCAGAATACGGCCTCCTCCAATCCCCCTAGGCCTAGTACACTTCTGGCTGAAGGTGAAGAGACAAACCCCAGCGATGTCATGTATGTTAGAAGCAGCAATGTCCTGTCCGACACAAACAGTGATCGTGTCCCCTTAGATTACTCCACTATTGACATGTCAGATTTGCCTAGTGTGAGTGAACTTGATGCAGCCATTGCTGTAGATGTCTTAGAGGATAGTGGCACAGTTACCTTCTTCCAAGGACACCTACATGATGTGGACagtgttgatgttgatgatACCTTACAAATCTCTCCTCAAGTAATAAGTTCACCTATTCCAATCCTAGATATCACCCTTGTGCCTATTATTCAGAGTGAAAGAATGAAGAAAATCCTTGTTGTTCATCGTGGGCAGATCCTGAGAGAACTCATTTCACATTTTTGTGATGAGAGTATCATGCTAGATGACGTTTACATCCAAGTGGTTCTTCCCAATGGAAGGTTGGAAAAGGCAGTTGATGAAGGTGGTGTTTTAAGGGATGTGCTGACTGAATTTTGGCAGGACTTTTATGAGCAATGTACAttaggcaatgctttcaaggtGCCTTTTCTACGCCATGATTTTGGTAGGCAACCGTGGGAAAGCATTGGCAGAATCATTGTACTTGGTTGGCGAAAAGAGAAGTATCTGCCTATAAAAATGGCCCCAATAGTTTTGGAGCAAGCTGCCTTGGGCTGTGTTAAAAGTGGTCTTGTTGACATCTTCCTCAGGTATGTTACAGAGTCAGAGCGAATGGTCCTTGATTCTTGCCGCTCAGACTTTGAAAGTGTGGATCAGGAAGAATTGCTAGAAATAATGGATCTCCATAGCTGTCGAAGAGTGCCAACTGCTGATAATATTGAACAGCTCTTGGAGGAGCTTGCCCATCAAAAGCTGATTCAAGAACCTGCCTTTGTAATCGAGCAGTGGAGCAATGTGATGGCACCCTTTAGGTCAGAGTTAGAGGGAATTTCAGTAGCCTATGAAAATCTTCACCCTACATTGAGAAAGGTGATGAGGTCTCTCTCATACCCTACTACTGTGAATAATCAGCAGAAGCAAATTGGCAAGTATCTTGGCACATACCTTAGAGAATCCGACACACAGCACTTGTCTCTTTTCCTTCGGTTTTGCACAGGCTCTGATTTGTTTCTTGGTAAGAGCATTAGTGTGACCTTTACGCAGTTGCAAGGTCTGCAGAGACGGCCCATTGCCCACACATGTGACTGCTACTTGGAATTGCCAATTGAGTATGACAATTACCCTGATTTTAGATATGAATTCAACAAAGTATTAGAGAGTGGGATGTGGGAAATGGACATAGTTTAG